One genomic region from Erythrobacter mangrovi encodes:
- the ubiG gene encoding bifunctional 2-polyprenyl-6-hydroxyphenol methylase/3-demethylubiquinol 3-O-methyltransferase UbiG, with protein MGDATTHSRSKSSGGQTIRPEEAAHFGQLARDWWDPKGSSAMLHKLNPVRLGFLRAAIDRHWGGDAASRKPLAGKSALDVGCGAGLLCEPLARLGAEVTGVDAAPENIAAAAVHAEGGGLDIRYMAGEIGTLDIGQFDLVTAMEVVEHVADKPAFLAALAARLAPGGLMVLSTPNRTPASRLLMIGAAEGFGLIPKGTHHWDDFITPEELGELLAEAGLEMGEPTGIAFSPSKGLHLSSDLSLNYLVTARRN; from the coding sequence ATGGGCGATGCAACAACACACTCGCGAAGCAAATCTTCAGGTGGCCAAACGATCCGGCCCGAGGAGGCGGCGCATTTCGGCCAGCTGGCGCGTGACTGGTGGGATCCCAAGGGCTCATCGGCCATGCTTCACAAGCTCAATCCGGTGCGGCTGGGCTTCCTGCGCGCCGCGATCGACCGACATTGGGGCGGCGACGCTGCATCGCGCAAACCGCTCGCGGGCAAGAGTGCGCTCGACGTCGGTTGCGGTGCCGGGCTGCTGTGCGAACCGCTGGCTCGACTGGGCGCAGAGGTGACCGGGGTCGATGCCGCTCCTGAAAACATCGCCGCCGCCGCTGTCCACGCCGAAGGCGGTGGCCTCGATATCCGCTACATGGCGGGAGAGATCGGCACGCTCGATATCGGCCAGTTCGACCTCGTCACCGCGATGGAAGTAGTCGAGCATGTCGCCGACAAGCCCGCGTTTCTCGCAGCGCTCGCCGCGCGGCTTGCCCCCGGGGGGCTGATGGTCCTTTCGACCCCCAACCGCACCCCTGCCTCGCGCCTGCTGATGATCGGCGCGGCGGAAGGCTTTGGCCTGATTCCCAAGGGAACCCACCACTGGGACGATTTCATCACCCCTGAAGAATTGGGCGAATTGCTTGCCGAGGCCGGCCTGGAAATGGGCGAGCCGACCGGCATCGCCTTCTCGCCGAGCAAGGGCCTGCACCTGTCGAGCGACCTGTCGCTCAACTATCTCGTCACCGCGCGCCGGAACTGA